Proteins found in one Zea mays cultivar B73 chromosome 1, Zm-B73-REFERENCE-NAM-5.0, whole genome shotgun sequence genomic segment:
- the LOC100304260 gene encoding WAT1-related protein At4g08290-like isoform X5, with protein sequence MTAMMMRRYMPHALMVLAQLFFTLLYFIAEAAFNRGLNSFVYVTYRHLLAACILCPFAYFKEKTLRPKMTPMLFLEIFVLSLVGGSLTLNMYFSSLKYTSPTFVTSMLNTVASITFVVAVVLRLEIVDVRTLRGLAKIAGTAVSLAGVTTISLYRGAAVKRPWRAPAVHVHGIGGAGHVEPHESWVKGSLLALASCICWSICFILQAGFVHKEVPGQAVSDGVDVPGRRPAVGGLRGVRAAGRAGLARRLRPQLLGHRVRAVVQQGERPRVRRHVQPPPHRHGGTPRLLRLRRKPIRWERDWRAACDSGALHAAVGQGQGPRTARVVVIGGGQRAGAPPWP encoded by the exons ATGACTGCGATGATGATGAGGAGGTACATGCCTCACGCTCTGATGGTCCTGGCGCAGCTCTTCTTCACGCTCCTCTACTTCATCGCCGAGGCCGCCTTCAACAGGGGGCTCAACTCCTTCGTCTACGTCACCTACCGCCACCTCCTCGCCGCCTGCATCCTCTGCCCATTCGCCTACTTCAAGGAGAA GACGCTGAGGCCGAAAATGACACCAATGCTGTTCCTGGAGATATTCGTGCTGTCACTTGTGGG ggGGAGCTTAACTCTGAACATGTACTTCTCGAGCTTGAAGTACACGTCCCCGACCTTCGTCACCTCCATGCTCAACACCGTGGCCTCGATCAcgttcgtcgtcgccgtcgtcctcAGGTTGGAGATCGTAGACGTGAGGACCCTGCGGGGGCTCGCCAAGATCGCGGGGACCGCGGTGTCGCTGGCCGGGGTGACCACCATCAGCCTGTACAGAGGAGCGGCCGTGAAGAGGCCGTGGAGGGCGCCCGCCGTCCACGTACACGGCATCGGCGGCGCCGGTCACGTGGAGCCACACGAGAGCTGGGTCAAAGGGTCGCTGCTCGCGCTGGCGAGCTGCATCTGCTGGTCGATCTGCTTCATCTTGCAGGcag GCTTCGTCCATAAAGAGGTACCCGGCCAAGCTGTCTCTGACGGCGTGGACGTCCCTGGTCGGCGGCCTGCAGTCGGCGGCCTTCGCGGCGTTCGTGCAGCGGGACGCGCGGGACTGGCTCGTCGGCTTCGGCCTCaacttctgggccatcgtgtacGCG CTGTGGTGCAACAGGGAGAAAGGCCCCGTGTTCGTCGCCATGTTCAACCCCCTCCTCACCGTCATGGTGGCACTCCTCGCCTACTTCGTCTTCGGCGAAAACCTATACGTTGGGAG CGTGATTGGAGGGCTGCTTGTGATTCTGGGGCTCTACATGCTGCTGTGGGGCAAGGACAAGGACCAAGAACAGCACGTGTCGTCGTCATCGGAGGAGGGCAAAGAGCAGGAGCACCCCCATGGCCATGA
- the LOC100304260 gene encoding WAT1-related protein At4g08290-like isoform X3: MTAMMMRRYMPHALMVLAQLFFTLLYFIAEAAFNRGLNSFVYVTYRHLLAACILCPFAYFKEKTLRPKMTPMLFLEIFVLSLVGGSLTLNMYFSSLKYTSPTFVTSMLNTVASITFVVAVVLRLEIVDVRTLRGLAKIAGTAVSLAGVTTISLYRGAAVKRPWRAPAVHVHGIGGAGHVEPHESWVKGSLLALASCICWSICFILQASSIKRYPAKLSLTAWTSLVGGLQSAAFAAFVQRDARDWLVGFGLNFWAIVYALWCNREKGPVFVAMFNPLLTVMVALLAYFVFGENLYVGSVIGGLLVILGLYMLLWGKDKDQEQHVSSSSEEGKEQEHPHGHDELDLHYSVSLREAAVGRGRP; encoded by the exons ATGACTGCGATGATGATGAGGAGGTACATGCCTCACGCTCTGATGGTCCTGGCGCAGCTCTTCTTCACGCTCCTCTACTTCATCGCCGAGGCCGCCTTCAACAGGGGGCTCAACTCCTTCGTCTACGTCACCTACCGCCACCTCCTCGCCGCCTGCATCCTCTGCCCATTCGCCTACTTCAAGGAGAA GACGCTGAGGCCGAAAATGACACCAATGCTGTTCCTGGAGATATTCGTGCTGTCACTTGTGGG ggGGAGCTTAACTCTGAACATGTACTTCTCGAGCTTGAAGTACACGTCCCCGACCTTCGTCACCTCCATGCTCAACACCGTGGCCTCGATCAcgttcgtcgtcgccgtcgtcctcAGGTTGGAGATCGTAGACGTGAGGACCCTGCGGGGGCTCGCCAAGATCGCGGGGACCGCGGTGTCGCTGGCCGGGGTGACCACCATCAGCCTGTACAGAGGAGCGGCCGTGAAGAGGCCGTGGAGGGCGCCCGCCGTCCACGTACACGGCATCGGCGGCGCCGGTCACGTGGAGCCACACGAGAGCTGGGTCAAAGGGTCGCTGCTCGCGCTGGCGAGCTGCATCTGCTGGTCGATCTGCTTCATCTTGCAG GCTTCGTCCATAAAGAGGTACCCGGCCAAGCTGTCTCTGACGGCGTGGACGTCCCTGGTCGGCGGCCTGCAGTCGGCGGCCTTCGCGGCGTTCGTGCAGCGGGACGCGCGGGACTGGCTCGTCGGCTTCGGCCTCaacttctgggccatcgtgtacGCG CTGTGGTGCAACAGGGAGAAAGGCCCCGTGTTCGTCGCCATGTTCAACCCCCTCCTCACCGTCATGGTGGCACTCCTCGCCTACTTCGTCTTCGGCGAAAACCTATACGTTGGGAG CGTGATTGGAGGGCTGCTTGTGATTCTGGGGCTCTACATGCTGCTGTGGGGCAAGGACAAGGACCAAGAACAGCACGTGTCGTCGTCATCGGAGGAGGGCAAAGAGCAGGAGCACCCCCATGGCCATGATGAGCTGGACCTGCACTACAGCGTCAGCTTGCGAGAAGCAGCAGTCGGCCGAGGCCGACCGTGA
- the LOC100304260 gene encoding WAT1-related protein At4g08290-like isoform X6, whose product MTAMMMRRYMPHALMVLAQLFFTLLYFIAEAAFNRGLNSFVYVTYRHLLAACILCPFAYFKEKTLRPKMTPMLFLEIFVLSLVGGSLTLNMYFSSLKYTSPTFVTSMLNTVASITFVVAVVLRLEIVDVRTLRGLAKIAGTAVSLAGVTTISLYRGAAVKRPWRAPAVHVHGIGGAGHVEPHESWVKGSLLALASCICWSICFILQASSIKRYPAKLSLTAWTSLVGGLQSAAFAAFVQRDARDWLVGFGLNFWAIVYAGERPRVRRHVQPPPHRHGGTPRLLRLRRKPIRWERDWRAACDSGALHAAVGQGQGPRTARVVVIGGGQRAGAPPWP is encoded by the exons ATGACTGCGATGATGATGAGGAGGTACATGCCTCACGCTCTGATGGTCCTGGCGCAGCTCTTCTTCACGCTCCTCTACTTCATCGCCGAGGCCGCCTTCAACAGGGGGCTCAACTCCTTCGTCTACGTCACCTACCGCCACCTCCTCGCCGCCTGCATCCTCTGCCCATTCGCCTACTTCAAGGAGAA GACGCTGAGGCCGAAAATGACACCAATGCTGTTCCTGGAGATATTCGTGCTGTCACTTGTGGG ggGGAGCTTAACTCTGAACATGTACTTCTCGAGCTTGAAGTACACGTCCCCGACCTTCGTCACCTCCATGCTCAACACCGTGGCCTCGATCAcgttcgtcgtcgccgtcgtcctcAGGTTGGAGATCGTAGACGTGAGGACCCTGCGGGGGCTCGCCAAGATCGCGGGGACCGCGGTGTCGCTGGCCGGGGTGACCACCATCAGCCTGTACAGAGGAGCGGCCGTGAAGAGGCCGTGGAGGGCGCCCGCCGTCCACGTACACGGCATCGGCGGCGCCGGTCACGTGGAGCCACACGAGAGCTGGGTCAAAGGGTCGCTGCTCGCGCTGGCGAGCTGCATCTGCTGGTCGATCTGCTTCATCTTGCAG GCTTCGTCCATAAAGAGGTACCCGGCCAAGCTGTCTCTGACGGCGTGGACGTCCCTGGTCGGCGGCCTGCAGTCGGCGGCCTTCGCGGCGTTCGTGCAGCGGGACGCGCGGGACTGGCTCGTCGGCTTCGGCCTCaacttctgggccatcgtgtacGCG GGAGAAAGGCCCCGTGTTCGTCGCCATGTTCAACCCCCTCCTCACCGTCATGGTGGCACTCCTCGCCTACTTCGTCTTCGGCGAAAACCTATACGTTGGGAG CGTGATTGGAGGGCTGCTTGTGATTCTGGGGCTCTACATGCTGCTGTGGGGCAAGGACAAGGACCAAGAACAGCACGTGTCGTCGTCATCGGAGGAGGGCAAAGAGCAGGAGCACCCCCATGGCCATGA
- the LOC100304260 gene encoding WAT1-related protein At4g08290-like isoform 1 (isoform 1 is encoded by transcript variant 1), translated as MTAMMMRRYMPHALMVLAQLFFTLLYFIAEAAFNRGLNSFVYVTYRHLLAACILCPFAYFKEKTLRPKMTPMLFLEIFVLSLVGGSLTLNMYFSSLKYTSPTFVTSMLNTVASITFVVAVVLRLEIVDVRTLRGLAKIAGTAVSLAGVTTISLYRGAAVKRPWRAPAVHVHGIGGAGHVEPHESWVKGSLLALASCICWSICFILQASSIKRYPAKLSLTAWTSLVGGLQSAAFAAFVQRDARDWLVGFGLNFWAIVYAAIACNGLTVVIQLWCNREKGPVFVAMFNPLLTVMVALLAYFVFGENLYVGSVIGGLLVILGLYMLLWGKDKDQEQHVSSSSEEGKEQEHPHGHDELDLHYSVSLREAAVGRGRP; from the exons ATGACTGCGATGATGATGAGGAGGTACATGCCTCACGCTCTGATGGTCCTGGCGCAGCTCTTCTTCACGCTCCTCTACTTCATCGCCGAGGCCGCCTTCAACAGGGGGCTCAACTCCTTCGTCTACGTCACCTACCGCCACCTCCTCGCCGCCTGCATCCTCTGCCCATTCGCCTACTTCAAGGAGAA GACGCTGAGGCCGAAAATGACACCAATGCTGTTCCTGGAGATATTCGTGCTGTCACTTGTGGG ggGGAGCTTAACTCTGAACATGTACTTCTCGAGCTTGAAGTACACGTCCCCGACCTTCGTCACCTCCATGCTCAACACCGTGGCCTCGATCAcgttcgtcgtcgccgtcgtcctcAGGTTGGAGATCGTAGACGTGAGGACCCTGCGGGGGCTCGCCAAGATCGCGGGGACCGCGGTGTCGCTGGCCGGGGTGACCACCATCAGCCTGTACAGAGGAGCGGCCGTGAAGAGGCCGTGGAGGGCGCCCGCCGTCCACGTACACGGCATCGGCGGCGCCGGTCACGTGGAGCCACACGAGAGCTGGGTCAAAGGGTCGCTGCTCGCGCTGGCGAGCTGCATCTGCTGGTCGATCTGCTTCATCTTGCAG GCTTCGTCCATAAAGAGGTACCCGGCCAAGCTGTCTCTGACGGCGTGGACGTCCCTGGTCGGCGGCCTGCAGTCGGCGGCCTTCGCGGCGTTCGTGCAGCGGGACGCGCGGGACTGGCTCGTCGGCTTCGGCCTCaacttctgggccatcgtgtacGCG GCGATCGCCTGCAATGGCTTGACCGTCGTCATCCAGCTGTGGTGCAACAGGGAGAAAGGCCCCGTGTTCGTCGCCATGTTCAACCCCCTCCTCACCGTCATGGTGGCACTCCTCGCCTACTTCGTCTTCGGCGAAAACCTATACGTTGGGAG CGTGATTGGAGGGCTGCTTGTGATTCTGGGGCTCTACATGCTGCTGTGGGGCAAGGACAAGGACCAAGAACAGCACGTGTCGTCGTCATCGGAGGAGGGCAAAGAGCAGGAGCACCCCCATGGCCATGATGAGCTGGACCTGCACTACAGCGTCAGCTTGCGAGAAGCAGCAGTCGGCCGAGGCCGACCGTGA
- the LOC100304260 gene encoding WAT1-related protein At4g08290-like isoform X2 → MTAMMMRRYMPHALMVLAQLFFTLLYFIAEAAFNRGLNSFVYVTYRHLLAACILCPFAYFKEKTLRPKMTPMLFLEIFVLSLVGGSLTLNMYFSSLKYTSPTFVTSMLNTVASITFVVAVVLRLEIVDVRTLRGLAKIAGTAVSLAGVTTISLYRGAAVKRPWRAPAVHVHGIGGAGHVEPHESWVKGSLLALASCICWSICFILQAGFVHKEVPGQAVSDGVDVPGRRPAVGGLRGVRAAGRAGLARRLRPQLLGHRVREDRLALVVRSIGDRLQWLDRRHPAVVQQGERPRVRRHVQPPPHRHGGTPRLLRLRRKPIRWERDWRAACDSGALHAAVGQGQGPRTARVVVIGGGQRAGAPPWP, encoded by the exons ATGACTGCGATGATGATGAGGAGGTACATGCCTCACGCTCTGATGGTCCTGGCGCAGCTCTTCTTCACGCTCCTCTACTTCATCGCCGAGGCCGCCTTCAACAGGGGGCTCAACTCCTTCGTCTACGTCACCTACCGCCACCTCCTCGCCGCCTGCATCCTCTGCCCATTCGCCTACTTCAAGGAGAA GACGCTGAGGCCGAAAATGACACCAATGCTGTTCCTGGAGATATTCGTGCTGTCACTTGTGGG ggGGAGCTTAACTCTGAACATGTACTTCTCGAGCTTGAAGTACACGTCCCCGACCTTCGTCACCTCCATGCTCAACACCGTGGCCTCGATCAcgttcgtcgtcgccgtcgtcctcAGGTTGGAGATCGTAGACGTGAGGACCCTGCGGGGGCTCGCCAAGATCGCGGGGACCGCGGTGTCGCTGGCCGGGGTGACCACCATCAGCCTGTACAGAGGAGCGGCCGTGAAGAGGCCGTGGAGGGCGCCCGCCGTCCACGTACACGGCATCGGCGGCGCCGGTCACGTGGAGCCACACGAGAGCTGGGTCAAAGGGTCGCTGCTCGCGCTGGCGAGCTGCATCTGCTGGTCGATCTGCTTCATCTTGCAGGcag GCTTCGTCCATAAAGAGGTACCCGGCCAAGCTGTCTCTGACGGCGTGGACGTCCCTGGTCGGCGGCCTGCAGTCGGCGGCCTTCGCGGCGTTCGTGCAGCGGGACGCGCGGGACTGGCTCGTCGGCTTCGGCCTCaacttctgggccatcgtgtacGCG AAGATCGACTTGCTCTTGTCGTACGTTCTATAGGCGATCGCCTGCAATGGCTTGACCGTCGTCATCCAGCTGTGGTGCAACAGGGAGAAAGGCCCCGTGTTCGTCGCCATGTTCAACCCCCTCCTCACCGTCATGGTGGCACTCCTCGCCTACTTCGTCTTCGGCGAAAACCTATACGTTGGGAG CGTGATTGGAGGGCTGCTTGTGATTCTGGGGCTCTACATGCTGCTGTGGGGCAAGGACAAGGACCAAGAACAGCACGTGTCGTCGTCATCGGAGGAGGGCAAAGAGCAGGAGCACCCCCATGGCCATGA
- the LOC100304260 gene encoding WAT1-related protein At4g08290-like isoform X4, translating into MTAMMMRRYMPHALMVLAQLFFTLLYFIAEAAFNRGLNSFVYVTYRHLLAACILCPFAYFKEKTLRPKMTPMLFLEIFVLSLVGGSLTLNMYFSSLKYTSPTFVTSMLNTVASITFVVAVVLRLEIVDVRTLRGLAKIAGTAVSLAGVTTISLYRGAAVKRPWRAPAVHVHGIGGAGHVEPHESWVKGSLLALASCICWSICFILQAGFVHKEVPGQAVSDGVDVPGRRPAVGGLRGVRAAGRAGLARRLRPQLLGHRVRGDRLQWLDRRHPAVVQQGERPRVRRHVQPPPHRHGGTPRLLRLRRKPIRWERDWRAACDSGALHAAVGQGQGPRTARVVVIGGGQRAGAPPWP; encoded by the exons ATGACTGCGATGATGATGAGGAGGTACATGCCTCACGCTCTGATGGTCCTGGCGCAGCTCTTCTTCACGCTCCTCTACTTCATCGCCGAGGCCGCCTTCAACAGGGGGCTCAACTCCTTCGTCTACGTCACCTACCGCCACCTCCTCGCCGCCTGCATCCTCTGCCCATTCGCCTACTTCAAGGAGAA GACGCTGAGGCCGAAAATGACACCAATGCTGTTCCTGGAGATATTCGTGCTGTCACTTGTGGG ggGGAGCTTAACTCTGAACATGTACTTCTCGAGCTTGAAGTACACGTCCCCGACCTTCGTCACCTCCATGCTCAACACCGTGGCCTCGATCAcgttcgtcgtcgccgtcgtcctcAGGTTGGAGATCGTAGACGTGAGGACCCTGCGGGGGCTCGCCAAGATCGCGGGGACCGCGGTGTCGCTGGCCGGGGTGACCACCATCAGCCTGTACAGAGGAGCGGCCGTGAAGAGGCCGTGGAGGGCGCCCGCCGTCCACGTACACGGCATCGGCGGCGCCGGTCACGTGGAGCCACACGAGAGCTGGGTCAAAGGGTCGCTGCTCGCGCTGGCGAGCTGCATCTGCTGGTCGATCTGCTTCATCTTGCAGGcag GCTTCGTCCATAAAGAGGTACCCGGCCAAGCTGTCTCTGACGGCGTGGACGTCCCTGGTCGGCGGCCTGCAGTCGGCGGCCTTCGCGGCGTTCGTGCAGCGGGACGCGCGGGACTGGCTCGTCGGCTTCGGCCTCaacttctgggccatcgtgtacGCG GCGATCGCCTGCAATGGCTTGACCGTCGTCATCCAGCTGTGGTGCAACAGGGAGAAAGGCCCCGTGTTCGTCGCCATGTTCAACCCCCTCCTCACCGTCATGGTGGCACTCCTCGCCTACTTCGTCTTCGGCGAAAACCTATACGTTGGGAG CGTGATTGGAGGGCTGCTTGTGATTCTGGGGCTCTACATGCTGCTGTGGGGCAAGGACAAGGACCAAGAACAGCACGTGTCGTCGTCATCGGAGGAGGGCAAAGAGCAGGAGCACCCCCATGGCCATGA
- the LOC100304260 gene encoding WAT1-related protein At4g08290-like isoform 2 (isoform 2 is encoded by transcript variant 2), whose amino-acid sequence MYFSSLKYTSPTFVTSMLNTVASITFVVAVVLRLEIVDVRTLRGLAKIAGTAVSLAGVTTISLYRGAAVKRPWRAPAVHVHGIGGAGHVEPHESWVKGSLLALASCICWSICFILQASSIKRYPAKLSLTAWTSLVGGLQSAAFAAFVQRDARDWLVGFGLNFWAIVYAAIACNGLTVVIQLWCNREKGPVFVAMFNPLLTVMVALLAYFVFGENLYVGSVIGGLLVILGLYMLLWGKDKDQEQHVSSSSEEGKEQEHPHGHDELDLHYSVSLREAAVGRGRP is encoded by the exons ATGTACTTCTCGAGCTTGAAGTACACGTCCCCGACCTTCGTCACCTCCATGCTCAACACCGTGGCCTCGATCAcgttcgtcgtcgccgtcgtcctcAGGTTGGAGATCGTAGACGTGAGGACCCTGCGGGGGCTCGCCAAGATCGCGGGGACCGCGGTGTCGCTGGCCGGGGTGACCACCATCAGCCTGTACAGAGGAGCGGCCGTGAAGAGGCCGTGGAGGGCGCCCGCCGTCCACGTACACGGCATCGGCGGCGCCGGTCACGTGGAGCCACACGAGAGCTGGGTCAAAGGGTCGCTGCTCGCGCTGGCGAGCTGCATCTGCTGGTCGATCTGCTTCATCTTGCAG GCTTCGTCCATAAAGAGGTACCCGGCCAAGCTGTCTCTGACGGCGTGGACGTCCCTGGTCGGCGGCCTGCAGTCGGCGGCCTTCGCGGCGTTCGTGCAGCGGGACGCGCGGGACTGGCTCGTCGGCTTCGGCCTCaacttctgggccatcgtgtacGCG GCGATCGCCTGCAATGGCTTGACCGTCGTCATCCAGCTGTGGTGCAACAGGGAGAAAGGCCCCGTGTTCGTCGCCATGTTCAACCCCCTCCTCACCGTCATGGTGGCACTCCTCGCCTACTTCGTCTTCGGCGAAAACCTATACGTTGGGAG CGTGATTGGAGGGCTGCTTGTGATTCTGGGGCTCTACATGCTGCTGTGGGGCAAGGACAAGGACCAAGAACAGCACGTGTCGTCGTCATCGGAGGAGGGCAAAGAGCAGGAGCACCCCCATGGCCATGATGAGCTGGACCTGCACTACAGCGTCAGCTTGCGAGAAGCAGCAGTCGGCCGAGGCCGACCGTGA